A region from the Nitrospirota bacterium genome encodes:
- the trxA gene encoding thioredoxin, producing the protein MTEVVHEVTSSTWETEVIKAQGLVMIDFWAAWCGPCRMISPTVEELAKEYMGKIKVLKLNTDENSDIATRYKIMGIPTIMFFKDGVKLDHIVGVVPKQQLKDRIDSFLNS; encoded by the coding sequence ATGACAGAAGTGGTACATGAGGTTACATCATCTACATGGGAAACTGAAGTAATAAAAGCTCAAGGCCTTGTGATGATTGATTTCTGGGCAGCGTGGTGTGGGCCTTGCAGAATGATTTCTCCAACAGTTGAAGAATTGGCTAAAGAGTATATGGGTAAAATAAAGGTTTTAAAACTGAATACAGATGAGAATTCTGATATTGCAACCAGGTATAAGATAATGGGAATACCTACTATTATGTTCTTCAAAGACGGCGTCAAACTTGACCATATAGTTGGGGTTGTTCCTAAACAACAACTCAAAGATCGAATTGATTCTTTCCTGAATTCATAG
- the tatC gene encoding twin-arginine translocase subunit TatC produces the protein MTDPKTMSFMEHLGELRKKLFISTIALIITFFISFNFSEYIFEFLMFPLHYHLTVSLKNKYMYFIFQDILKDTKLVFLSPTEGFWINMKVALVAAIFISLPLIFQQLWSFVSPGLHMKEKKYILPFIISATMLFLIGAAFCFFIVLPYALRFLLTYKIGNYMMPMLSVGKYVDFCLKFILAFGLVFELPIIIIFFTRMGFVTPDTLAKKRKYAILLAFVAAAILTPTPDVFNQTLMAIPMIVLYEVGILMSRIFISRSLVQ, from the coding sequence ATGACAGATCCTAAAACGATGTCTTTCATGGAACATCTTGGAGAGTTACGGAAAAAGCTGTTTATATCAACTATAGCACTAATTATAACTTTCTTTATTTCATTTAATTTTTCTGAATATATATTTGAGTTTCTAATGTTTCCTCTCCATTACCATTTAACTGTTTCATTGAAAAATAAATACATGTATTTTATATTCCAGGATATACTGAAGGATACAAAGCTCGTTTTTCTATCTCCTACAGAAGGATTCTGGATCAATATGAAAGTTGCACTGGTTGCCGCAATATTCATCTCCTTGCCTCTTATTTTTCAGCAACTCTGGAGTTTCGTATCTCCAGGTCTTCACATGAAGGAAAAAAAATATATTTTACCTTTTATAATTTCAGCGACTATGCTTTTTTTGATAGGAGCTGCATTTTGTTTCTTTATTGTCCTTCCTTATGCATTAAGATTTCTATTGACATATAAAATTGGGAACTATATGATGCCTATGCTTTCCGTTGGAAAGTATGTTGATTTTTGCCTTAAGTTTATCCTTGCATTTGGCCTTGTTTTTGAGCTACCGATCATAATAATTTTTTTCACACGCATGGGTTTTGTTACTCCTGATACATTAGCAAAAAAGAGAAAATACGCTATTTTGCTCGCATTTGTTGCTGCAGCAATCCTAACCCCTACGCCGGATGTTTTTAATCAGACATTGATGGCTATCCCCATGATTGTTTTATATGAAGTAGGGATCTTGATGTCAAGAATATTCATCAGTCGGAGTTTAGTCCAATGA
- a CDS encoding HD-GYP domain-containing protein, which yields MEVKEEKEIRKNYQDIINHLSVILRTAQIHDTDNIAVVTAIERFLSLINSLLRYENIISLDLIGEFFYINDNRVRYSLEHLLNFDYLTRELKKRRIGSIIFKNIISKKDIQLFIKAFLAAGISDSPYEIMSDGLEESDNIEIGILKKIKEGEEVDRRKIIKKVYFNAVSYSKGVITKIKAGEKVNIKKAKRIVETMVDQILEEEKLLLGMTAIKDYDEYTYHHSVNVSILSVALGQRLGLSKKILTELGLVALFHDIGKIEIPNDILNKSTNFTEDEWKLIKRHPIWGVIAILKLRSVDNISIRSSIVAFEHHMNYDLSGYPKVRRYSELDFFSRIVSLVDQYDAMTSARVYSRIPLAPDKALSVMMERSGSQLDPLLFKFFINMVGVFPIGTLVMLDTRELGLVYESDVVFADRPRVMIIIDSNGENVRGPVVDLNEKNEKGKYIRSIVKTLDPNKYKINLAEYLL from the coding sequence ATGGAAGTTAAAGAAGAAAAAGAAATAAGAAAAAACTACCAGGACATTATCAATCATTTATCTGTTATTCTTCGAACTGCACAAATTCATGATACAGATAATATTGCTGTTGTAACTGCTATTGAAAGATTTCTTTCTCTTATTAATTCTCTTTTGCGTTATGAAAATATTATTTCACTTGATCTCATAGGTGAATTTTTCTATATAAATGATAACAGGGTTCGTTACTCACTTGAACATCTACTGAACTTTGATTATTTAACGAGAGAATTAAAGAAACGTCGGATCGGGAGTATTATTTTTAAAAATATTATTAGTAAGAAAGATATTCAATTATTCATAAAGGCATTTCTTGCAGCAGGAATCTCAGATTCTCCTTATGAGATAATGTCTGATGGACTTGAGGAATCAGATAATATAGAGATAGGTATACTGAAAAAGATAAAGGAAGGGGAAGAAGTAGACAGGCGCAAAATAATTAAAAAAGTATATTTCAACGCAGTTTCTTATTCAAAGGGTGTTATAACAAAAATAAAGGCTGGAGAAAAAGTTAATATCAAAAAGGCAAAGAGAATAGTTGAAACGATGGTTGATCAAATATTAGAAGAAGAAAAGCTCCTTTTAGGTATGACAGCTATAAAAGACTACGACGAATATACTTATCACCACTCGGTTAATGTTAGCATTTTATCTGTAGCCCTCGGACAACGACTTGGATTGAGTAAGAAGATACTTACAGAACTTGGACTTGTAGCACTTTTTCATGATATAGGAAAGATCGAAATTCCGAATGATATTCTTAATAAATCAACTAACTTCACCGAGGATGAGTGGAAGCTTATCAAGCGCCATCCGATATGGGGTGTTATAGCAATTTTAAAATTAAGATCAGTTGATAATATATCCATTCGTTCATCTATTGTTGCATTCGAACATCATATGAATTATGATCTTTCAGGATATCCAAAAGTCCGACGTTATTCTGAGCTCGACTTTTTTTCGAGAATAGTAAGTCTGGTGGATCAGTATGATGCAATGACTTCTGCCAGGGTATATTCAAGAATACCTTTAGCTCCAGATAAAGCATTGAGTGTTATGATGGAAAGATCCGGCTCACAGCTTGACCCTCTTTTGTTTAAATTTTTTATTAATATGGTCGGAGTATTCCCAATTGGAACTTTAGTAATGCTTGATACAAGAGAACTTGGACTTGTATATGAGAGTGATGTTGTTTTTGCTGATAGACCTCGGGTAATGATTATTATAGATAGCAATGGTGAAAATGTCCGTGGACCGGTTGTAGATCTTAATGAAAAGAATGAAAAAGGAAAATATATCAGATCAATAGTAAAAACCCTTGATCCGAATAAATATAAGATAAATCTTGCTGAATATTTACTTTAA
- a CDS encoding CsgG/HfaB family protein, with protein sequence MKKFIFFMTMCFMLTLVSNIFADEKPRVGVLRFTNHTSAGWWSWQVGRELQDMLAAELVSTKAFQVLERKELDAVLGEQDLGESGRIDNKTKAKIGKIKGAQYLVAATVSAYEEETSGSGAGFGIAGFRIGGSKEKAYIAVDLKVIDTETAEIVDARTIEASSAAKGISLGGGVGIFSGSLAKHEKTPTGKAIRACIIEIAEYLECSLVKGKDDECMQEYTEKEEKRKERTKKAIELE encoded by the coding sequence ATGAAAAAATTTATCTTTTTTATGACAATGTGTTTTATGTTAACGTTAGTTTCAAACATTTTTGCAGATGAAAAACCACGAGTCGGCGTTTTAAGATTCACAAACCACACTAGTGCAGGTTGGTGGTCATGGCAGGTTGGCAGGGAGTTACAGGATATGTTAGCTGCAGAACTTGTAAGCACTAAAGCATTTCAGGTGCTCGAAAGAAAGGAGTTAGATGCTGTTTTAGGCGAGCAGGATCTGGGTGAATCAGGAAGAATAGACAACAAAACTAAAGCAAAGATAGGGAAAATAAAAGGCGCACAATATCTTGTTGCAGCTACTGTTTCTGCATATGAAGAAGAAACAAGCGGTTCAGGCGCAGGGTTTGGCATTGCAGGTTTTAGAATAGGTGGTTCCAAAGAAAAAGCCTATATTGCAGTTGATTTAAAGGTTATTGACACCGAAACCGCTGAGATAGTAGATGCAAGGACCATAGAGGCATCCTCGGCTGCAAAAGGAATCAGTTTAGGTGGTGGTGTTGGAATTTTTTCAGGCAGCCTTGCCAAACATGAAAAAACACCTACAGGAAAAGCAATTAGAGCCTGTATAATTGAGATTGCAGAATATCTCGAATGCTCTCTTGTGAAAGGTAAAGATGATGAATGTATGCAAGAATATACAGAAAAAGAAGAGAAGAGGAAAGAAAGGACGAAGAAAGCTATTGAATTAGAATAA
- a CDS encoding acyl-CoA dehydrogenase family protein: MDYFLSEEQKMIRDLVREIAEDKVVPVRAELDEKEEFPWEIMKVLAQSDIFGIFVPEEYGGLGKGCLELCLVVEELSRACLGVATTYAANALGTYPILLFGSEEQKKKYLPDIAIGKRLVAFALTEPNAGSDAAGIQTTAKLDGSEYILNGTKQWITNGGEADIYTIIAMTDKTKGARGASAFIVEKGTPGFQFGKKEKKMGIRASTTRELIFDNCKIPKENIISKEGMGFIIAMRTLDNARAGVGAQGVGVAQGAFEEAIKFARQRIQFGHPIISFQAVQHMLADMATEIEAARAFLYCGARYIDSGAKDISKVSAMIKVFATDMAMKVTTNAVQVMGGSGYMREYPVEKMMRDAKILQIYEGTNQIQRNIIGQSLIKESAKK, from the coding sequence ATGGATTACTTTTTATCTGAAGAGCAAAAAATGATAAGAGATCTTGTTAGAGAAATAGCAGAAGATAAAGTTGTTCCTGTAAGAGCAGAACTTGATGAAAAAGAGGAGTTTCCATGGGAAATTATGAAAGTTCTTGCACAGTCAGATATCTTCGGCATCTTTGTTCCAGAAGAGTATGGTGGACTTGGTAAAGGTTGTCTTGAACTCTGTTTAGTTGTAGAAGAGCTTTCGAGGGCTTGTCTTGGTGTTGCAACAACATATGCAGCGAATGCACTTGGAACTTATCCGATTTTACTATTTGGAAGCGAAGAACAAAAGAAAAAATATCTTCCTGATATTGCTATAGGCAAAAGACTTGTTGCATTTGCGCTTACCGAACCTAATGCTGGAAGTGATGCTGCTGGCATACAAACAACTGCAAAGCTTGATGGAAGTGAATATATATTAAACGGAACAAAACAGTGGATTACCAATGGAGGAGAGGCGGATATTTATACAATAATCGCTATGACTGATAAAACAAAGGGTGCACGTGGGGCATCTGCTTTTATTGTTGAAAAAGGAACGCCTGGTTTCCAGTTTGGAAAGAAAGAAAAAAAGATGGGTATAAGGGCATCTACAACAAGAGAGTTGATATTTGATAACTGTAAAATTCCTAAGGAGAATATTATAAGCAAAGAAGGTATGGGATTTATTATTGCTATGAGGACACTCGATAATGCAAGGGCTGGTGTTGGAGCCCAGGGTGTTGGGGTAGCACAAGGAGCTTTCGAAGAAGCTATAAAATTTGCCAGACAGCGTATTCAGTTCGGACATCCAATAATCAGTTTTCAGGCTGTTCAGCATATGCTTGCAGATATGGCAACAGAGATAGAAGCAGCAAGGGCATTCTTGTATTGTGGAGCACGCTATATAGATAGTGGTGCGAAGGATATATCTAAAGTATCTGCAATGATAAAGGTTTTTGCAACTGACATGGCAATGAAGGTGACAACAAACGCTGTGCAGGTTATGGGTGGTTCTGGATATATGAGGGAATATCCTGTTGAGAAAATGATGCGTGATGCAAAAATTCTTCAGATATACGAGGGAACAAACCAGATACAGAGGAACATAATCGGACAGTCACTCATAAAAGAGTCTGCAAAAAAATAA
- a CDS encoding PilZ domain-containing protein, with product MILRIICPKCNKDSYSSSVENFKPCPYCGIIFSGKYGADKRKEYRKNKEIPCVCTYKDIQMEATTVNFSNTGIGLKIFGMPSFPLGDILELKLADSPIKAEIKWVTTSHDEAISLTGLKIINGSFNSIEL from the coding sequence TTGATTTTAAGGATAATTTGTCCTAAATGTAACAAGGATTCATACAGTTCTTCTGTAGAAAATTTTAAGCCATGCCCTTACTGCGGAATAATTTTTAGCGGAAAATATGGAGCTGATAAAAGAAAAGAATATCGTAAAAATAAAGAAATACCATGTGTATGCACTTATAAAGATATTCAAATGGAAGCTACTACTGTGAATTTCTCAAATACCGGTATTGGTTTGAAGATATTCGGCATGCCATCTTTTCCTTTAGGTGACATATTAGAATTAAAATTGGCTGATTCTCCTATTAAAGCTGAGATTAAATGGGTAACAACTTCACATGATGAAGCTATATCACTGACAGGCCTTAAAATTATAAACGGAAGTTTTAATTCTATTGAACTTTAG
- the tatB gene encoding twin-arginine translocase subunit TatB — protein sequence MFDIGMPELIVIFIVALLVFGPKKLPELGRTLGKGLGELKRAFQDVKEQVETEFEDTTSEIRKSFSDVKKQIESDVKETGKSIDNTLGEVKKQMDKETAEVNKALDTNTKDKAG from the coding sequence ATGTTTGACATCGGAATGCCCGAACTAATAGTAATATTTATCGTTGCTCTGCTCGTTTTTGGTCCTAAAAAACTTCCTGAATTAGGACGAACTTTAGGTAAAGGTCTTGGAGAATTAAAAAGGGCATTTCAGGATGTTAAAGAGCAGGTTGAAACAGAATTTGAAGATACTACCTCTGAAATACGTAAATCATTTTCAGATGTAAAAAAACAAATAGAGAGTGATGTGAAAGAAACTGGGAAGTCGATAGACAATACCTTAGGGGAAGTAAAAAAACAAATGGATAAAGAGACAGCAGAAGTCAATAAAGCTCTTGATACTAATACGAAAGATAAAGCTGGATAA
- the queD gene encoding 6-carboxytetrahydropterin synthase QueD: MFELMIESNFSAAHQLRGYNGDCEKIHGHNWKIQVYVLANKLNEIDIAIDFHELKDLTEEVIAPLDHSFLNEIFPFTEKNPSSENIAKWIFDLLKKKLNDDNVHLSAVTVWESETASATYFEE, translated from the coding sequence GTGTTTGAATTGATGATAGAAAGTAATTTCTCCGCTGCTCACCAACTTAGAGGTTATAATGGTGACTGTGAAAAAATTCATGGTCATAACTGGAAAATTCAGGTATATGTTCTTGCAAATAAGCTAAATGAAATCGATATAGCAATAGATTTTCATGAACTGAAAGACTTAACTGAAGAAGTTATCGCTCCTCTTGATCATAGTTTCTTGAATGAGATATTTCCTTTTACTGAAAAAAATCCTTCTTCAGAAAATATTGCAAAATGGATTTTTGATTTACTCAAAAAAAAGCTGAACGATGACAATGTTCATTTATCTGCTGTAACTGTGTGGGAATCTGAAACAGCCTCTGCTACATATTTTGAAGAGTAA
- a CDS encoding HEAT repeat domain-containing protein, giving the protein MEVSDDIKEVKDILQNILKAKKTFRMYPRNNPVYLKTLDDTYAKFKDFLVYKDHLTFKFKQNSILYDTEQIYYNPDKEDNIALFFFKDGLRELTFKNGLTQEELEEFLKIIAMDFDREAIDDDIVTLLWEKDFQNISYIVDENFLIDIDEEDYASTVEEKVKEKVTDLNDLMRAYSEGFQEEDVKKISIVSLTDNDLKLLVEKLEKDTDNKLEKLVNILFEIIYQYENKSELENVSLFLKDIIQFSMKHGELKIIVNILKMAQQFIEEPSFKEEDKKYVKMLYSYTGSEEIISLLAEILDSGIEIEGGIFEEFIRFIDKNSIPAFIKFLGELKTIRARKSVIEALIILGSKDIQSIAKGLNDPRWYVVRNIIYILRRIGDRRSLDYLIKTVKHPDIRVRKEVIKTLGELGGKEVIQILKEFLDDTDMQVRIASVKSLGNTGSEAAKKIIFEKILDKAFKDKDIEEKKDFFEVLSKWKDQDVLDFLVKILRKKTFFNRAKLYENKACAVFCLGLIGSKDVLPILDEFKNSGNKLLRDYTQAALKRIEYGS; this is encoded by the coding sequence ATGGAAGTTTCTGATGATATAAAGGAAGTGAAGGATATCCTTCAGAATATCTTAAAAGCAAAAAAAACTTTTAGGATGTATCCTCGAAACAATCCTGTTTACTTAAAGACGCTGGATGACACATATGCAAAATTTAAAGATTTCCTCGTTTACAAGGATCATCTAACATTTAAATTTAAACAGAATTCTATTCTTTATGATACAGAACAGATTTATTACAATCCTGACAAAGAAGATAATATTGCCCTATTTTTCTTTAAAGATGGTTTAAGAGAATTAACATTTAAAAATGGTTTGACACAGGAAGAACTTGAGGAATTTTTAAAAATAATTGCAATGGATTTTGATAGAGAGGCAATAGATGACGATATAGTAACTCTTTTGTGGGAAAAAGATTTTCAAAATATCAGTTATATTGTAGACGAAAATTTTCTTATTGATATTGACGAAGAAGATTATGCATCAACCGTAGAAGAAAAGGTAAAAGAAAAGGTTACAGACTTAAATGACCTTATGAGAGCTTATTCAGAAGGTTTTCAAGAAGAAGATGTGAAAAAAATTTCAATTGTATCACTTACAGATAATGACTTAAAATTACTTGTTGAAAAACTCGAAAAAGACACAGATAATAAGTTAGAAAAACTTGTAAACATTCTCTTCGAAATTATTTACCAATACGAAAATAAAAGTGAGTTAGAAAACGTTTCTTTATTTCTCAAAGATATTATTCAATTTTCAATGAAACATGGGGAATTAAAGATAATAGTGAATATATTGAAAATGGCTCAGCAGTTTATAGAAGAACCATCTTTTAAAGAAGAAGACAAGAAATATGTGAAAATGCTTTATTCATATACAGGTAGTGAGGAAATTATAAGTCTTCTTGCAGAGATTCTTGACAGCGGTATCGAGATTGAAGGAGGCATTTTTGAGGAATTCATTAGATTTATTGACAAAAATTCTATTCCGGCTTTCATAAAGTTTCTTGGCGAATTAAAAACTATCCGTGCGAGGAAGAGCGTCATCGAGGCTCTTATAATTCTGGGATCTAAAGACATACAGTCAATAGCAAAAGGATTAAATGATCCAAGATGGTATGTTGTAAGAAATATTATTTATATTCTCAGAAGAATTGGTGATAGAAGATCTCTTGATTATTTAATAAAAACAGTAAAACATCCAGATATAAGGGTCAGGAAAGAGGTTATAAAAACATTAGGGGAACTTGGTGGAAAAGAAGTGATCCAGATTCTTAAGGAATTTCTCGATGATACAGATATGCAAGTGAGAATTGCATCAGTAAAATCACTTGGCAATACAGGTTCAGAGGCAGCTAAAAAAATAATTTTTGAAAAAATTTTGGATAAGGCATTTAAGGATAAGGACATTGAAGAAAAAAAGGATTTTTTTGAAGTATTATCAAAATGGAAAGATCAAGATGTTCTTGATTTTTTAGTTAAAATCTTAAGAAAAAAAACGTTCTTCAACAGGGCAAAACTATATGAAAATAAGGCATGTGCTGTATTTTGTCTCGGATTAATCGGAAGCAAAGATGTTTTGCCAATACTTGATGAATTCAAAAATTCCGGGAATAAACTTCTAAGAGATTACACTCAGGCAGCACTCAAAAGAATAGAATATGGAAGTTAA
- the hpt gene encoding hypoxanthine phosphoribosyltransferase has product MIIGKPLFSESQIQIRVKELADRISKDYSGKDIIVIGILKGALMFFSDIIRRITIPITIDFIIASSYIKTQTSGEVKVFYDVREEITNKDIILVDDIIDTGITLNKIRERVFSRRPKSIKICVLLNKKDRRLVDVPLDYVGFDIPDEFVVGYGLDYENKFRNLPYISVFKKDIRSV; this is encoded by the coding sequence ATGATTATTGGAAAACCTCTTTTTTCAGAGAGTCAAATACAGATTCGTGTTAAGGAACTTGCAGATAGAATCTCAAAGGATTATTCAGGAAAAGACATAATTGTTATTGGAATACTCAAAGGTGCTTTAATGTTTTTTTCTGACATCATCAGGCGTATAACTATTCCAATTACCATAGATTTCATCATTGCCTCAAGTTATATAAAGACTCAAACATCAGGTGAGGTGAAGGTTTTTTATGACGTTCGTGAAGAAATAACTAATAAAGATATTATTCTTGTAGATGATATAATTGACACTGGAATTACTTTGAATAAAATAAGGGAGAGAGTTTTTTCAAGAAGACCAAAAAGCATAAAAATATGTGTGCTATTAAACAAGAAAGATAGACGGCTTGTTGATGTTCCACTTGATTATGTAGGCTTTGACATCCCTGATGAGTTTGTGGTCGGTTACGGGCTTGATTACGAGAACAAATTCAGAAATCTGCCTTATATTTCGGTTTTTAAAAAGGATATCAGAAGTGTTTGA
- the ffh gene encoding signal recognition particle protein, whose translation MFESLTEKLESIFKRLKGKGLLKEEDVDIALKEIRLALLEADVNFKVVKDFIEKVKEKAIGKEVLESLTPGQQVIKIVNEELCELLGKTNKKIQLSPNPPTIIMMVGLHGSGKTTTAAKLARLLKKEGRRPMLVAADLQRPAAIDQLITLGAQIEVPVFNSKESRDPVSLCNDAVKKAKSDARDVLIIDTAGRLHIDESLMDQLRRIKETVLPKEVILVADAMTGQDAVNIAKNFEEQIGIDGIILTKMDGDARGGAAISIVSVTAKPIKFIGTGEKIEMLEPFYPERVASRILGMGDVLSLIEQAQKTFDQKEAEKLQKAILDESFTFDHLKEQLAKMRSMGPLENLINMIPGLNKVKNLNIDEKELIKVEAIINSMTKKEKKDHTIINGSRRKRIAIGSGTTVTDVNRVIKQYIEIKKMLKMFKGKKGFKLPKFLPF comes from the coding sequence ATGTTTGAATCACTAACAGAAAAATTAGAATCTATTTTTAAGCGTTTAAAAGGCAAAGGTCTTCTGAAGGAAGAAGATGTTGATATTGCCCTTAAAGAGATACGCCTTGCGCTTTTAGAAGCAGATGTTAATTTCAAAGTAGTCAAAGATTTTATAGAGAAGGTAAAAGAAAAAGCCATCGGCAAAGAAGTTCTCGAAAGTCTTACACCGGGACAGCAAGTAATAAAAATAGTTAATGAGGAACTCTGTGAACTCCTGGGTAAAACGAATAAAAAGATACAACTGTCACCGAATCCACCAACAATTATAATGATGGTAGGATTGCATGGCTCAGGAAAAACAACTACAGCAGCAAAATTAGCAAGGCTTTTGAAAAAAGAAGGCAGAAGGCCTATGCTTGTAGCAGCTGACCTTCAGAGACCTGCTGCAATCGATCAGCTTATCACTCTTGGAGCACAAATTGAAGTTCCGGTATTCAATTCAAAAGAATCCAGAGACCCTGTATCACTATGTAACGATGCGGTCAAAAAAGCAAAATCTGATGCAAGGGATGTTTTGATAATTGACACAGCAGGCAGATTACATATTGATGAGTCACTTATGGATCAACTCCGCAGGATAAAGGAAACAGTTTTACCAAAAGAAGTTATTTTAGTGGCTGATGCCATGACAGGACAAGATGCAGTGAATATTGCTAAAAATTTTGAAGAACAGATAGGTATTGATGGCATTATTCTTACAAAGATGGACGGTGATGCCAGAGGGGGAGCAGCAATTTCGATAGTATCTGTTACAGCTAAACCAATCAAATTTATTGGCACAGGTGAAAAGATCGAAATGCTTGAGCCTTTCTATCCCGAAAGGGTTGCTTCAAGAATTCTTGGAATGGGTGATGTTTTGAGCCTTATTGAGCAAGCTCAGAAGACTTTTGATCAGAAGGAAGCAGAAAAACTTCAGAAAGCAATTTTGGATGAATCATTTACTTTTGATCATCTCAAAGAGCAGCTTGCAAAGATGCGCAGTATGGGACCTCTTGAAAATTTAATTAATATGATTCCAGGTTTGAATAAAGTAAAAAATCTAAATATAGATGAAAAAGAGCTTATAAAAGTAGAAGCTATTATTAATTCAATGACTAAAAAGGAAAAAAAAGATCATACTATTATTAATGGAAGCAGACGTAAAAGAATTGCAATAGGAAGTGGGACAACAGTTACTGATGTCAACAGGGTTATAAAGCAGTATATTGAAATAAAGAAAATGCTAAAGATGTTCAAAGGAAAGAAGGGATTCAAATTGCCTAAATTTCTACCCTTTTAA
- a CDS encoding response regulator transcription factor produces the protein MSIRIAIGCHSYLLGEGIKRLFKGDPDIEIIGIFDEGIDFEEIIKLNPDIILADFKIFRSFPKEFPFDDKKVKILLISDKSWFYDYEKHVPELIVRGVSGILSPEADFAVLKKALRVVHSGELWLDRKAIKDVILQINQAEKKVHLTKKEKEILNLICDGYRNKEIAQKLDISEYTVKSHCNRLFKKFGVSDRLQLALFTHKMWYGCI, from the coding sequence TTGTCAATAAGAATTGCTATAGGATGCCATAGCTATCTTCTCGGTGAGGGCATTAAAAGACTTTTTAAAGGTGACCCTGATATAGAAATAATAGGAATATTTGATGAAGGTATAGACTTTGAAGAGATAATAAAACTAAATCCAGATATTATCCTTGCTGATTTTAAAATATTTCGCTCTTTCCCAAAAGAATTTCCGTTTGATGATAAAAAAGTAAAAATCCTTCTAATAAGTGATAAATCCTGGTTTTATGACTATGAAAAACATGTTCCTGAACTAATAGTTAGAGGGGTATCAGGAATCCTTTCTCCTGAAGCAGATTTTGCTGTGTTAAAGAAAGCTTTGAGGGTTGTTCATTCTGGAGAGTTATGGCTGGATCGTAAGGCAATAAAAGACGTAATATTGCAGATAAACCAAGCAGAAAAGAAAGTGCATCTTACCAAGAAAGAGAAGGAAATATTGAACCTCATTTGTGATGGATACAGGAATAAGGAGATTGCTCAGAAGCTTGATATTAGTGAATATACCGTTAAATCACATTGTAACAGGCTTTTCAAAAAGTTTGGCGTATCAGATAGACTTCAGCTTGCATTGTTTACGCATAAGATGTGGTATGGATGTATCTAA
- a CDS encoding response regulator transcription factor, giving the protein MNIFVLITNRLLCEGLCELLRKEEGFQTFCYHDGNKIFFLKPDIILIDINNLNQKLFSQYPNSKIILIDIGIHQDDIISALLSYKIYGVISIHTDLKLFKKALKVVHEGQIWISNSTLKEFLHNKGLISKSGKIKSLTFREREIIEYVSQGYNNKKIAMKLSLSEQTIKAHLNRIYKKFNVSNRSQLIAFSMNNHKINNQSHTCII; this is encoded by the coding sequence ATGAATATCTTTGTCCTTATTACGAATCGTTTACTTTGCGAAGGACTTTGTGAACTTCTAAGAAAAGAAGAAGGCTTTCAAACATTTTGTTATCATGATGGTAATAAAATATTTTTTTTAAAACCTGATATTATTTTGATAGATATTAATAATCTTAACCAAAAACTTTTTTCACAATATCCTAATTCTAAAATTATACTTATTGATATCGGGATACATCAGGATGATATTATATCTGCATTGCTTTCCTATAAAATTTATGGAGTTATTTCAATACATACAGATTTAAAATTGTTTAAAAAAGCTTTAAAAGTTGTTCATGAAGGCCAGATCTGGATAAGTAACAGCACTTTGAAGGAGTTTCTGCATAACAAAGGGCTTATCTCTAAATCCGGTAAAATAAAATCTCTAACATTCCGCGAAAGAGAGATTATAGAATATGTCAGTCAGGGGTATAATAATAAAAAAATTGCAATGAAGCTCTCGCTTAGTGAACAAACTATTAAAGCACATTTAAATAGAATTTACAAGAAGTTCAATGTATCGAACCGTTCTCAGTTGATTGCGTTTAGTATGAATAACCACAAGATTAATAATCAATCGCATACCTGCATTATTTAA